Proteins encoded by one window of Rhizobium sp. NLR16a:
- a CDS encoding glutathione S-transferase has product MKLYHHPLSGHSHRARLFVSLLGLPHELVEVDLKSGAHKKPEFLKLNPFGQVPVLEDGDVVIADSNAILVYLAKKATRTDWLPEDAKGSAAVQRWLSVAAGEVAYGPAAARLITVFGAKYNPEEVIARAHALLRNLESQLTDHNWLVGNGPTIADVAIYSYVARAPEGNVDLSTYPAVNAFLRRIEALPGFVPFVQTPVGLAA; this is encoded by the coding sequence ATGAAACTATATCATCACCCTCTTTCGGGTCACTCGCATCGGGCACGTCTGTTCGTCTCGCTGCTTGGCCTGCCTCACGAGCTGGTCGAAGTCGACCTGAAGTCCGGCGCACACAAGAAGCCGGAATTTCTCAAGCTCAACCCGTTCGGCCAGGTGCCGGTGCTCGAGGATGGTGACGTCGTGATCGCCGACTCCAACGCCATCCTGGTCTACCTCGCAAAGAAAGCGACCCGCACGGACTGGCTTCCCGAAGACGCCAAAGGCTCCGCCGCCGTCCAGCGCTGGCTGTCGGTTGCCGCCGGTGAAGTGGCTTATGGTCCGGCAGCGGCACGGCTGATCACCGTCTTCGGCGCCAAGTATAATCCCGAAGAGGTTATCGCTCGCGCCCATGCCCTGCTCCGCAACCTCGAAAGCCAGCTTACCGATCACAACTGGCTCGTCGGCAATGGGCCGACGATCGCGGATGTTGCGATCTACAGCTATGTGGCCCGTGCACCGGAAGGCAACGTCGATCTCTCCACCTACCCCGCCGTCAACGCGTTCCTTCGTCGTATCGAAGCGCTGCCGGGCTTCGTCCCGTTCGTTCAAACACCCGTTGGCCTAGCCGCCTGA
- a CDS encoding carboxy terminal-processing peptidase: MRIAYVFLGAFLALAPSAYAEVAAPPVLKPLTRQAQAAELSAQFLSRYSYKPVPLDDALSGRVMDQFVKSLDPDRMLFLQADVDKFMSDRSEIDDAIERQDLKIPFAIFNAYQQRVVDRMTYARSLLKQGFDFSGKEDYAVLRDKAPWPQSEAESNDLWRKRVKNDWLRLKLGGKDDAAIRETLDKRYENTLERAYKFKSDDVFQSFMDAYSNSIDPHTDYFGAAASADFNVSMKLSLFGIGAVLQERDDYTTIRELVPGGPAQLSGKLAVGDRITGVGQGKDGPIKEVVGTRLDEVVQMIRGKKGSVVRLDILPADAGADGVHRVVNLVRDKISLDKQAARKAVLSVKAGETTRKIGIITLPVFYEDFEAKNKGDKDYKSASRDVAKLLEELNQEEVDGVLIDLRNNGGGSLDEAIDLTGLFIGKGPVVQQRAGNGKIEVKSADLTTPAWTGPLGVLINRGSASASEIFAAAIQDYGRGVIIGEPSFGKGTVQTVVDLDQVVHNSKPEFGELKVTIAQFFRINGGTTQLRGVTPDISLPALSDPASFGETSYDNALPWAEIKPAKYAPEGDVTALLPALQSRHDARVKGDQDFQRLLQDIADLKAQREKGVVSLNEAERRKEAAAREARFKARAEAGDGEDLAGDDGLQADERSLSADIAMENARKKAKDVLLDEAAAIVGDEADLQGGAVEAATKPSGKAEQK; the protein is encoded by the coding sequence ATGCGCATAGCCTATGTTTTTCTCGGTGCATTTCTTGCACTCGCCCCGTCCGCCTATGCCGAGGTCGCAGCGCCGCCGGTTTTAAAACCGTTGACGCGGCAGGCGCAGGCGGCTGAGCTCAGCGCGCAATTTCTCTCGCGATACAGCTACAAGCCGGTTCCGCTCGACGATGCCTTATCGGGCAGGGTGATGGATCAGTTCGTCAAATCGCTTGATCCCGACCGCATGCTCTTCCTGCAGGCCGACGTCGACAAGTTCATGTCCGACCGCAGCGAGATCGACGACGCCATCGAACGACAGGACCTGAAGATCCCGTTTGCGATCTTCAACGCCTATCAACAGCGCGTCGTCGACCGCATGACCTATGCGCGCAGCTTGCTCAAGCAGGGCTTCGATTTCAGCGGCAAGGAAGATTATGCGGTGCTGCGCGACAAGGCACCCTGGCCGCAGTCGGAAGCCGAGAGCAACGATCTCTGGCGCAAGCGCGTCAAGAACGACTGGCTGCGGCTGAAGCTCGGCGGCAAGGACGACGCGGCGATTCGCGAAACCCTCGACAAACGCTATGAAAACACGCTCGAGCGCGCTTACAAGTTCAAGAGCGACGACGTCTTCCAGTCGTTCATGGATGCCTATTCGAACTCGATCGACCCGCATACGGATTATTTCGGCGCGGCGGCTTCCGCCGACTTCAATGTCTCGATGAAGCTTTCGCTGTTCGGCATCGGCGCGGTGCTGCAGGAGCGCGACGATTACACGACGATCCGCGAACTCGTGCCCGGCGGGCCGGCGCAACTCTCCGGCAAGCTCGCCGTCGGCGACCGCATCACCGGCGTCGGCCAGGGCAAGGACGGGCCGATCAAGGAAGTGGTGGGCACACGCCTCGATGAAGTCGTGCAGATGATCCGCGGCAAGAAAGGTTCGGTGGTGCGGCTCGACATCCTGCCGGCCGATGCCGGCGCCGATGGCGTGCATCGTGTCGTCAACCTGGTGCGCGACAAGATTAGCCTCGACAAGCAGGCGGCCAGGAAAGCCGTGCTGTCGGTGAAGGCGGGCGAGACCACGCGCAAGATCGGCATCATCACCCTGCCGGTCTTCTATGAGGATTTCGAAGCCAAGAACAAGGGCGACAAGGACTACAAGAGCGCCAGTCGCGATGTCGCCAAGCTTCTTGAGGAACTGAACCAGGAAGAGGTCGACGGCGTTCTCATCGATCTGCGCAACAATGGCGGCGGTTCGCTTGACGAGGCGATCGATCTCACCGGCCTCTTCATCGGCAAGGGGCCGGTCGTTCAGCAGCGCGCCGGCAACGGCAAGATCGAGGTCAAGAGCGCCGACCTGACAACGCCGGCCTGGACAGGTCCCTTGGGGGTTCTGATCAACCGCGGCTCGGCCTCGGCTTCGGAGATCTTTGCCGCGGCGATCCAGGATTACGGCCGCGGCGTGATCATCGGCGAGCCCAGTTTCGGCAAGGGCACGGTGCAGACGGTCGTCGATCTCGACCAGGTGGTTCACAACAGCAAACCCGAATTCGGAGAGCTGAAGGTGACGATCGCCCAGTTTTTCCGGATCAACGGCGGCACGACGCAGCTGCGCGGTGTCACCCCCGATATCAGCCTGCCCGCATTGTCCGATCCCGCGAGCTTCGGCGAGACCAGTTATGACAATGCCCTGCCGTGGGCGGAGATCAAGCCGGCGAAATATGCGCCGGAAGGCGATGTTACGGCATTGCTGCCGGCCTTGCAGAGCCGCCATGATGCGCGGGTCAAGGGCGATCAGGATTTCCAGCGTCTGCTGCAGGACATCGCCGATCTGAAGGCGCAGCGCGAGAAGGGCGTCGTTTCCCTGAACGAAGCCGAGCGCCGCAAGGAAGCGGCGGCCCGGGAGGCGCGGTTCAAGGCGCGGGCCGAAGCCGGTGATGGCGAAGATCTTGCCGGCGACGACGGCCTGCAGGCGGACGAGCGCAGCCTGAGCGCCGATATCGCCATGGAAAACGCCCGCAAGAAGGCGAAGGACGTCCTGCTCGACGAAGCCGCCGCCATTGTCGGGGACGAGGCGGATTTGCAGGGCGGCGCTGTAGAGGCCGCCACGAAGCCGTCGGGAAAGGCGGAGCAGAAATAG
- a CDS encoding cupin domain-containing protein, which translates to MPETTRELLTSGGWRDLEFGPFRDQVTIHWIRPFEDDQPGVALLKYEAGAGVPRHRHEGLETILVLDGVQSDEAGDYGRGSYIVNAPGTEHSVWSETGCVVLIQWDRPVRILE; encoded by the coding sequence ATGCCTGAAACCACCCGCGAATTGCTGACCTCGGGCGGTTGGAGGGATCTGGAGTTCGGACCCTTCCGCGATCAGGTGACGATCCACTGGATCCGACCCTTTGAGGACGATCAGCCAGGAGTAGCGCTCCTGAAATATGAAGCCGGCGCCGGCGTTCCCCGCCATCGGCATGAGGGGCTGGAAACCATTCTCGTGCTCGACGGAGTGCAATCGGATGAAGCGGGCGACTACGGCCGCGGCAGCTACATCGTCAACGCCCCCGGCACCGAGCATTCGGTCTGGAGCGAAACCGGCTGCGTCGTCCTCATCCAGTGGGACCGGCCCGTCAGAATACTGGAATAG
- a CDS encoding cysteine hydrolase translates to MAEIKAEPFAFPVKHDQLALIVIDMQRDFAEPGGFGASLGNDVSRITRIVPDVKRLIQGFRYAGLPVIHTMECHRPDLSDLPPAKRDRGNPTLRIGDEGPMGRILISGEPGTAILPELAPIKGEVVIEKPGKGAFYATELDEVLQQKGIKQLVFAGVTTEVCVQTTMREANDRGYECLLAEQATESYFPEFKAAAIAMIRAQGAIVGWTAHVDAILESIAHA, encoded by the coding sequence ATGGCTGAGATCAAGGCAGAACCCTTCGCCTTTCCGGTGAAGCACGACCAGCTCGCGCTTATTGTCATCGACATGCAGCGAGACTTCGCCGAGCCCGGCGGCTTCGGCGCAAGCCTCGGCAACGACGTCAGTCGCATCACCAGGATCGTGCCCGATGTCAAACGACTCATCCAGGGCTTTCGTTATGCCGGGCTGCCGGTCATTCACACGATGGAATGCCATAGGCCGGATCTTTCGGATCTGCCGCCGGCCAAACGCGACCGCGGCAATCCCACACTCAGGATCGGCGACGAAGGCCCCATGGGCCGCATTTTGATCTCCGGCGAGCCCGGCACAGCAATTCTGCCGGAGCTTGCTCCGATCAAAGGCGAGGTCGTCATCGAAAAACCGGGCAAGGGCGCCTTCTATGCGACCGAGCTCGACGAAGTGCTGCAGCAGAAGGGAATCAAACAGCTGGTTTTCGCAGGCGTGACGACCGAAGTCTGCGTGCAGACCACCATGCGCGAGGCGAACGACCGCGGCTATGAATGCCTGCTCGCCGAGCAGGCTACGGAAAGCTATTTTCCGGAGTTCAAGGCCGCAGCCATCGCCATGATCCGCGCCCAGGGTGCAATCGTCGGCTGGACGGCCCATGTCGACGCCATTTTGGAAAGCATCGCCCATGCCTGA